TAACTCCAAAATGACAAAACATATATGTGTTCTTCAACCCAAAAAAACAAGACAAGGTATGAGCATAATTTAATAACTTCAGCTTTTCGTAAATGAAGAATGTCCTTAAAACACGGAAAATAATCAAGAATATGAAAGTGAGCTTTATACATAATTACATATAAGAACAAGTAAACAACTACAAATACCTGACGTTCAATGCGCAACAAGAACTGGAAACCTTTCTCATATGGAACCTGAGAATATGCATCATCGGGGTCAACTCCTTCCTGATTATTTTTTAGCTTAGTCAACTCCATATTGTCCTTGAACCTCTCTACATCCTCATTTAAACCTCTCCAACCAATTCCAATATTCAATGCGGCTCTTTTCTCTCCCTGTACAGCCTCCACAATCCTGCGTTCTGCATACGTAGTGAAGCCCTAAAACCGGATTCAATAGTAACTTAGTGGTCACATATTTAACTTTGCTAAGAAAAAACCACAATCAAAATCAGTTTTTAAAGCAAATGTATGTGACCAATTGTTCACTATGTCAGCTAAGGAAATAAATAACTTAAGAAAAAATACCAAAGCAAGGTTTTTTGCATTGCCAAATGAAAACCAATCAAAGGAAGAATGCAAAAGCCAACAAATATTACATCTTTAATAGGAAAAGGAGTACTTATATTAGTACATGATGTTTTCCAACAGTGATGAAGCAACAATACGAACAAAAATGCAAACTGTAGAACTGGAACAACGCATATATACCAGTGTCAGTCTCATGTTtcatatttgtgtcattgcttcataactcaacaaatttatcacaattaaactTCAAGACTAACTGCTATAACTTAAAGACACGAGCAAAACAGAATATGAAGAGACTATAACAAATACTAAAGATATGATGAAAAGCagcattttttatattatagtgATGTATGATACCTCATTGAGCCAGAAATGTTCATTGTTTTTGTTGGTAATCAAATTCCCAGTCCAACTATGAGCAAGTTCATGAGCCACAACCTGTGCACCAGTTGCATCCCCTTTAATAACAGTTGGTGTCAAAAACACCATCCTTGGATTCTCCATGCCCCCATAAGGAAAACTAGGTGGTAATACCAACAAATCAAATCTCCCCCATTCATAACCTCCAAACAATCTCTCCCCTTCCCTTATCATATCCTCAGTCCCTTCAAACTCTTTAGCAGCCGAATCCAACACTTGATTCACAGCTTCAGCATAAACCCTAGTTCTCGGTCCCACTTCCCTATTATCAATTTCACCAACCGCAAATGCAAACAGGTAAGGTGGAATTGGAAGTTCCATAACAAACTCCTCCACAACCCTACCTTTAGTGGAAAATCCAAAAGACTCGTCATCATCCAACGGCGAACGACGCACCACGTGTCTCGCAGCCATGACAGCCGTTAATTCAGCCGGAATATTAAGCCGAGCCGAATAGCATATTCTCACGGCTGGTGTATCCTGACAAGGGAAGATTGAACGTGCGTGAATGGCTTGACACTGAGTGTATACAAAAGAGTGTTTTTTGTTGAAAGTTTGAGGTGGTAATAGCCATTGAAGAGCAGAGGAAGAAGGGGAGGTGGTGTATTTGATGAGAAAGGAGGTGTGATTAGAAAGATTGAGAGTGAGTTTGGAACCTTTGATTGGGTCTGGGGTTTGAGAGAGGTCAAAAGGGATTGGGGTGTTATTGGGGGATTGAGGATCGATGATTGAGTGGATTTGGAGGGAACGAGTGTCGAGTGAGAAGGGACCAGCGTAAGGGTTTTGAAGAGTGAAAAGTGAGGAAGCGTGAATGGTTGAGGTTTGGAAATCTAAGTAGAGAGTGAGGGAAATGTGGGTTGTTGGTGGGTGAGTTGAGTCTGTGAATGAGTGTGGATCAACTGGTGCCATTGTTTCTTTGTTGTTGCTCAATAGTGTGATGATACTATAAAACAGTGGGAATGGACAGTGGAGAATATGAAAAGATTGTTAGTGCTATTATCTTTTCTTAAACTTGATTGAGGTTGATGATCATGCTTTGATTCCTTTCTTAATGACAAGACAAAGGCATAAACTACTGATATATTCTTATTTAGGTATTTTTTAGGCAAATGACTTTTATCTGtgatcaaaaatataaatttaatgtccTTATATATAAGCACACAAAAATTATTCcttaatttaagtttattttcaaattattaaatgcccttattcttatttttttttcctaattaaatctctacttaattatgttcattattttataaattaacttattttttaagtcctttaattttttttcttttatattttgctctctaattctatatatatatatatatatatatattttatgttttgatcCCTTAATTATACTTCTTTTTAGTCAAATAGGtgagttaattttttaaaaaaaaactttaagttTTAAAGGTATCTCATTTCATAAATATTCAAatccataaatttataatttttttagatctAGAAGCTTAGaaacaaaatcatcaaatttatGACTTTTAAAACTAtaatcttttgaaaaaattaacaattttaaaattcatttttcttgtTGTCTTTGTTTGAATTTCACCGTTGTCAATGcacgaaaataaaaattagaaagatGTTTAAGTAGAAGAGATGGATTTGATTTGGATAACTAATGTCATCAAATATGAATCTAAACTGAAAAAGAGGTGTGAATGTTGATGTGAAATATGAGTATGTGAAAGGAGCAGAGGGATGGGTGGAGTTGTATTAGATGTAAGTCTTTTATTGAATCtgaatttgagtttgatgattATGATTTTGGATTTGAAAGTTATGAGATTAAACAATTATGGTTTGATTATTGTAGGAGATTTAtggtttcaatttattttttttatttaataattaaattaattgatattaaattttgtatatttattttaatattattttttattataaatgataattttacGTTATATTAACGTTCTGAGTTGTATAAGATGAATGATATGAAGAAAATGAATGTGATGAGTGGATTGAAAGTTATGAAAGAATAATAGATTTAGAGGtttttcattcttaatttttctgagtttgaaaattttgatttgaatttGTATGTTATAAATCTGAATATCATAAATTTAATGAATGTATGggtttttaaatcaaataatattatgaatttatggTTTGTGGCTTTGTGAGATGAAATAGATATGcagtatatatttatatttagggaTGATGGTAGAGATAACATAGCACCAGAAGTGTATGAGAATTTAAGTATTTGAGTATATGaaagtacaatttttttttttcttatacaacattttatttaactacataatttttgttttttcaaattcatCGTCTATTTTTTTAAGGCCATTTGAAGTGAATCAATACTCAAAAAGTGTTcaaaattctaattatgataGATGTTGCTTTGTGAAAATGGAAGATTATTGTTCCCCTCGTTTTTTAGAGTTGATAAAGTGATTTGATTTATGTTCATTAAATGACAATTAGAGAAAACAAATATACATCATCGAAGTTGAATTTGTTGAACGAACACCAATTAAAATATCATCtcaatgtataaataaaatagttgttAACTTATACATGAGTTAAGTGTTGTTAATCATtgttataatgatttttaagcATTAAAATACAGTGGACCATATGTGTTGGGTCCAATATACAACTCAACTTATTTGGGAAAGTGACAATCacttatttgaatatttttcccATATTAATAAAagtgtataaataaaataaaataaaataaaaatatatttaagaaagTACCCTTATCAtgtattaatgtatttattattattataaatataaaatataatatattgatttaaaagtgatacaaataatattaattagataatataattaaaaaataataattaatattgtattaaaattttaaagaataatttattttgagacaAAACTTGTTGAAAGATGAAGATGGTGAATATTTATGTATTTCTCTTGTGTTTAAAGTGACTTtgttgtttattaaaaaaaaattattaataattatatatatatatatatatatatatatatattagaattaTGTACTTCACAAAAGTACGAGTTAATTATAATGATATTTACTATGTgttataaaataagaaataaaataaactacaTAAACTCAATACTCAAAATTTTTATTCTTACGCTaacgcttttaaaaaataattttaaaaacatattaaaaaataaatgacagaaaaaaaaagaaaaagtcaaaaataattttataatgttttacaagataaataataaatttaaaaatataaataactcaaataaaaaaagaaaacggTGAAAGACCAAATATTACacttacaataataaaataaattacctataaatattttaaaattgaatctaTACATTGTGTTACGTTTAATCATTATCTATACCTAAATCGGACAAAGTGAACAATTATCCGGGAATTATTAGAACAAAatataacaacataaaaatattaatactaaCAATAAGAATACATTGTGATCTTTAATTTTAACTATCATAGAtagcaaaataataataaaacttcaTAATTGTAAGTAAATTTCCAAATTATTTACCGAGGACAAAAGAATACAAcgtgaataataataataataataataaaatattttgattttttttttttaataaaaaaacagaaGAAATAATAAATCGGTATTTGGCGCACagaaaagaagagaaaagagaaaaaagaagaagacgCAACGAGAAGCAGAGAGCAAGAGAGTTCGGTAATCTGAAATTGGAAATtggaagagagaaagagagagagagagatggaTGACTACACGCGAGAAATGATGGACCTCAAAACACTCGTCACTCGCACTCTCGAAAAGAAAGGCGTTCTTGCCAGGATCCGCGTATGTtctctccaattagggttttctctttcttctctctttcattcattcattagATCCAATTTTTAGGGTTCTTTAATTATTCTTTCAGGCTGAACTCAGAGCTAGCGTCTTCGAAGCTATCGAAGAAGAAGATCGCGTCATCGAAAAAGACCAAGGTTTGCCTCCTGCATTGTTAGGTAGCTGCAACGATCGCGCTAAACAGCTTCACGCTTCTCCTTCTGGTTCGTACCTTCCCTCtttttcccttctaactcttttCATCTTTCTATTTAAGCTAAATTCAATTGTATTAATTTACGTCGTTGCAATATTCTACTGCTTAATGTTATATTCAATTGGATAATTGTTATAAGTTGAGCTTCAATTGCTTTAAttcagttattattataatataaattgagCTTCATGTATCCGATCTGACCTGCGTCTGTTTGGATAAACTGTTTAGTTATTAAGAGCTTATCATATCATATGAGTGCTTATGCATTACCTATTTTTGTAGCAAAAGATCAAATATAGTCATGTtggttttatataagctattaATTGTTGGAAAAGTTATCCGAAACACTCTCACCGGTGCTTATGTCAGTAGACAAGCTCAAATAGGCCAATCCAAACAGGCGAGTTAGGGGGTTGACAATGAGAGTAGCATTATGTTTGGAGATGCTCATGTTTCGTAATGCTCATTTTCAATCTGTTATGAAATGCACCTCATTGAAACCATTGTTTCCTTTTTGGTAATTCACCATGCAGGTAGACTCCTTACTGCACTCATATGTGAATACCTTGACTGGGCACAGCTCAATCACACACTTAAAGTTTATCTTCCAGAATGTAATTTGGTAATAGATCCACCTGTATTTATTATCTTGTTGCTTTTTGTTGATTCCTGTTATGTTGTTTTTTACTTGACATACTTTATTTCTTGCAGGAAAAGGATTTTTGGAAGGCTGAGTTGAAAGAATTTAGTAGCAAAAATGGATACGATCTCAATAGAAATGGAGACAGTCCTGTACTTCTGGACGTGCTTGAAGGATTCTTGAAATTTGAGGTTTTTCAGCTAGTTGCACACATGATGTCATTCTGTCATTCTTTACTCTGCTGTTTTTTTAACTGAGCTTTCTAGTTTATGGTTTTTGTACTATATCATATGCTGTGAGGGGTTTTGTATTCTAAACTAATGGAATCAAGGATTGCATATGCTGCACttttatttagttttgtttagattgaacCCGAGTAAAACCTTTTTGTTGACACTCTGAATTTCTTCTGGTCAAGC
The genomic region above belongs to Cicer arietinum cultivar CDC Frontier isolate Library 1 chromosome 4, Cicar.CDCFrontier_v2.0, whole genome shotgun sequence and contains:
- the LOC101514457 gene encoding leucine aminopeptidase, with the translated sequence MAPVDPHSFTDSTHPPTTHISLTLYLDFQTSTIHASSLFTLQNPYAGPFSLDTRSLQIHSIIDPQSPNNTPIPFDLSQTPDPIKGSKLTLNLSNHTSFLIKYTTSPSSSALQWLLPPQTFNKKHSFVYTQCQAIHARSIFPCQDTPAVRICYSARLNIPAELTAVMAARHVVRRSPLDDDESFGFSTKGRVVEEFVMELPIPPYLFAFAVGEIDNREVGPRTRVYAEAVNQVLDSAAKEFEGTEDMIREGERLFGGYEWGRFDLLVLPPSFPYGGMENPRMVFLTPTVIKGDATGAQVVAHELAHSWTGNLITNKNNEHFWLNEGFTTYAERRIVEAVQGEKRAALNIGIGWRGLNEDVERFKDNMELTKLKNNQEGVDPDDAYSQVPYEKGFQFLLRIERQVGRPAFDEFLKKYIATFKFKSIDTETFLDFLKTNIPGIENQIDLVLWTEGTGIPSDAFEPESSVYQMIVSLANESVNGRMPREDEVAEWQGQEWELYLDNLPKSIEVSQILALDSRYKLSESKDYEVKVSFLQLAISCGCKAYHSEVEKTLKEVGRMKYLRPLYTALVKGSGSEDDKVFAKRLFSEARECYHPIAQGVVEAILAKYM
- the LOC101514782 gene encoding protein TONNEAU 1a-like encodes the protein MDDYTREMMDLKTLVTRTLEKKGVLARIRAELRASVFEAIEEEDRVIEKDQGLPPALLGSCNDRAKQLHASPSGRLLTALICEYLDWAQLNHTLKVYLPECNLEKDFWKAELKEFSSKNGYDLNRNGDSPVLLDVLEGFLKFENLSQARASGRRFTTSETEPLPNSESRNMRRHSSSSVAGGLPPLGRAVPSSQASDRRGGPSVSAYRKDEYNWRYDSDELPDDVIQASSALENLQLDRKARNLTSSWRHAGDGISEDDGRADHV